A region of the Leeuwenhoekiella sp. MAR_2009_132 genome:
AATTTAAGTAATATAGGTTTAGGTTTATTTTTCTTAGAATTCAAATCTTGCAGGCCAGAAAGTAATTGAGTAAGAGGTTCTTTATCCTGCAGTGCTCTTAAATTAGGCGTATTTGGCGAACTTACATTTACCACAAAATAATCTACGTAGTCAAAAAGAGCTTCAAAACAAATCTGATAATCACTATAGGCATCTTCATTAGGAGTAACTTTATTTTTACCAATATTCCCTCCTATTAAAACACTTTTATTTTTCTTCAATCTTTTGACAGCATCTTCAACACCGCCATTATTAAACCCCATTCGGTTAATAATCGCCTCATCTTCTTTTAGACGGAATAAGCGCTTTTTTGGATTTCCGGGTTGGGGTTTTGGAGTTAGTGTACCTATTTCAATAAAACCAAAACCAAAATCTGACAGCTCTTTATACAACTTCGCATCTTTATCAAAACCCGCGGCAAGTCCTACCGGATTTTTAAATTTAAGACCAAAAACTTCACGCTCTAACCGCTTATCTTCGATATTAAAAATGGGTCTCAGCAGTTTTGTTATTCCTAACCTACTCAATAATCGAATACTTTTAAAACTGAAATGGTGTACCGCTTCAGGATCAAATTTAAAAAGTAACGGTCGTATAAAAGATTTGTACATAGCGTGATAGTAAGTGCGCCCAAAAATACACTCGCTAATGGGAAATCAAAAAGAAAACTGAACATAAAAAACCTCTCTCAAGAGGTTTCTTCTAAAATTAGAAGTCTTAAATGCATTAAGTCTTGTGTATGTTTAAACTCTATTTTGTTAGCTAACTTCCT
Encoded here:
- a CDS encoding quinone-dependent dihydroorotate dehydrogenase produces the protein MYKSFIRPLLFKFDPEAVHHFSFKSIRLLSRLGITKLLRPIFNIEDKRLEREVFGLKFKNPVGLAAGFDKDAKLYKELSDFGFGFIEIGTLTPKPQPGNPKKRLFRLKEDEAIINRMGFNNGGVEDAVKRLKKNKSVLIGGNIGKNKVTPNEDAYSDYQICFEALFDYVDYFVVNVSSPNTPNLRALQDKEPLTQLLSGLQDLNSKKNKPKPILLKLAPDLTNDQLLDIIDIVNITHIAGVIATNTTISRAGLTSANKAEQGGLSGKPLRDRSTEVIRFLAQESKNAFPIIGVGGIHSAADAIEKLEAGASLIQLYTGFIYEGPQVIKSINKEILRRGL